From Halotia branconii CENA392, the proteins below share one genomic window:
- a CDS encoding class I SAM-dependent methyltransferase, translating into MIQVTPKLKTEYGDFQTPLELAEKICHKLLELGVSPDMIVEPTCGIGNFIQAAAYSFPSASKIIGLEINQDYIQEIVNNHQLLNDERIQVQQGNFFEFDWSSLRDEFSGKILVLGNFPWVTNSQQGVISGNNLPQKTNFQNHKGLDAVTGKSNFDISEWMLIHSIQCLQKHEAYLAMLCKTSVARKILNYLYSQSLNLAYCATYKIDAKKYFNATVDACLLFCKFDSTSQNYFCNVFDSLNSDTYYRIGYRNNTQIRDVMSFDRLQDLHNPKMGLKWRSGIKHDCSSVMELCKVNDTFINGLGEVVDIEETYLFPLVKGSDIANNRTKSVKRYVLVTQSYIGEKTEEIRDLAPRTWKYLETHSKYLDNRKSKIYQNSFRFSIFGVGSYTFAPWKIAICGLYKKLDFRLVGKMDDKVIVFDDTVYFLSFDDERIASQTFALLTSAPAIEFYSSLIFWDEKRPIKSSILNSLNLSALAKRLSIKLQYFVK; encoded by the coding sequence ATGATTCAGGTTACTCCAAAGCTGAAAACAGAGTATGGAGACTTTCAGACTCCATTAGAGTTAGCTGAAAAAATTTGCCATAAATTACTAGAACTTGGTGTAAGTCCTGATATGATTGTTGAGCCAACTTGTGGTATTGGTAACTTTATTCAAGCTGCTGCATATTCGTTTCCATCGGCAAGCAAAATCATTGGATTGGAAATCAATCAAGACTACATACAAGAGATTGTCAATAATCATCAGCTTTTAAATGATGAGAGAATCCAAGTTCAGCAAGGAAATTTTTTTGAGTTTGATTGGTCATCATTGAGGGATGAGTTTAGTGGAAAAATCTTGGTACTAGGAAACTTTCCTTGGGTGACTAACTCTCAACAAGGTGTAATTAGTGGTAATAACTTGCCCCAAAAAACTAATTTTCAGAATCACAAAGGTTTAGATGCAGTTACAGGCAAGAGCAATTTTGATATTTCTGAGTGGATGTTGATTCATTCAATTCAATGTCTGCAAAAGCATGAAGCTTATCTGGCGATGTTATGCAAAACTTCTGTTGCTAGAAAAATATTAAATTACCTTTATTCACAAAGTTTAAATCTTGCTTACTGTGCAACTTACAAAATAGATGCAAAAAAATATTTTAATGCAACTGTTGATGCTTGTCTTCTGTTTTGTAAATTTGACTCGACTTCGCAAAACTACTTTTGTAATGTCTTCGATAGTCTTAATTCTGATACTTATTATCGAATAGGTTATCGTAATAATACTCAGATTCGAGATGTGATGTCTTTCGATAGACTGCAAGATTTACATAATCCGAAGATGGGATTAAAATGGCGCTCTGGGATTAAGCATGATTGTTCTAGTGTAATGGAACTTTGTAAAGTTAACGATACCTTTATCAACGGACTAGGAGAAGTTGTTGATATTGAGGAGACTTATCTGTTTCCTTTAGTTAAAGGTTCTGATATCGCTAATAATCGCACAAAAAGCGTTAAGCGATATGTTTTAGTCACGCAAAGTTATATTGGCGAGAAAACTGAGGAAATCAGAGACTTAGCTCCTAGAACTTGGAAATATTTAGAGACTCATTCAAAATATTTAGATAATAGAAAAAGCAAAATTTATCAAAACAGTTTCCGCTTTTCTATATTTGGAGTTGGTTCGTACACATTCGCTCCCTGGAAGATTGCAATTTGTGGACTTTATAAAAAACTAGATTTTCGGTTGGTTGGTAAAATGGATGATAAAGTTATTGTCTTTGATGATACTGTCTACTTTCTAAGTTTTGATGACGAACGCATTGCTAGCCAAACATTTGCACTTTTGACTTCTGCACCAGCAATAGAGTTCTATTCTTCTCTAATTTTTTGGGATGAAAAGCGTCCAATTAAGTCTAGTATCTTGAACAGCTTAAATTTGTCTGCTTTAGCAAAAAGATTATCCATAAAATTGCAATATTTTGTAAAATAA
- a CDS encoding restriction endonuclease: MPILTLETLCSEAAIFSAAESQHPEPILYGVTDGKAVGTYLEQKFRLYLKGKYEFLEGNSASGIDFPGLLVDVKVTSIRQPQSSCPFKSARQKIFGLGYSLIIFVYDKADNSTSRTATLSILHTIFVAAERTADFQMTRGIRNILDNEGNKDDLIAFMLDRNLPVDEIEAANITDEILANPPIQGFLTISNALQWRLQYGRVIERAGQEAGVVAVYRANL; encoded by the coding sequence ATGCCAATCTTGACGTTAGAAACCCTATGCTCTGAAGCAGCAATCTTTTCAGCAGCCGAGTCTCAGCATCCAGAACCAATTCTTTACGGTGTTACAGATGGTAAAGCTGTTGGAACATATTTAGAGCAGAAGTTTAGACTTTATCTCAAAGGAAAATATGAGTTTTTGGAAGGCAATTCAGCCAGTGGAATCGATTTTCCCGGTTTGCTTGTTGACGTAAAAGTAACCAGCATTAGACAACCTCAGTCGTCATGTCCTTTTAAATCTGCACGACAAAAGATTTTTGGTCTTGGATATTCGTTAATTATTTTTGTTTACGACAAGGCAGACAACAGCACAAGCCGAACAGCAACTTTAAGTATTTTACACACGATTTTTGTGGCTGCTGAAAGAACAGCAGATTTTCAGATGACTCGCGGAATTCGTAATATTTTGGACAATGAAGGAAATAAAGATGATTTGATTGCATTTATGCTGGATCGAAACTTGCCTGTTGATGAAATTGAAGCAGCAAACATTACGGATGAAATACTTGCGAATCCTCCAATTCAAGGATTTTTAACGATTTCCAATGCTTTGCAATGGCGGCTACAATATGGAAGAGTCATTGAGCGTGCTGGGCAAGAAGCAGGTGTAGTTGCTGTTTATAGAGCAAACTTATGA
- a CDS encoding response regulator: MTHPSNSSAISILIADDHPFMREGLAAVLDYQPDMTVIGQACNGYEAVEFFRQHQPDVTLMDLRMPELSGVDAIATICAEFAEARIVVLTTYDSDEDIYRGLRAGAKGYVLKDAEPDELLTAIRAVHNGQQYIPPAVGAKLAERLRSPELSDRELEVLRLMATGKSNLEISTVLAIAEGTVKFHVKNILSKLGVGDRTQAMIVALKRGIITL, translated from the coding sequence ATGACGCACCCTTCTAACTCCTCTGCAATCAGCATTTTAATCGCTGACGACCATCCATTTATGCGAGAAGGTCTAGCAGCCGTACTCGACTATCAACCGGATATGACTGTGATAGGGCAAGCCTGCAACGGCTACGAAGCAGTAGAATTTTTCCGCCAACATCAACCCGATGTCACATTAATGGATTTGCGGATGCCGGAACTCAGTGGTGTAGATGCGATCGCTACTATTTGCGCTGAGTTTGCCGAGGCTCGAATCGTTGTCCTGACAACCTACGACAGCGACGAAGACATCTATCGCGGACTGCGGGCAGGTGCAAAAGGCTATGTATTAAAGGATGCAGAACCAGATGAACTACTGACAGCAATTCGGGCAGTTCACAATGGTCAGCAGTACATTCCTCCCGCCGTGGGTGCAAAACTAGCAGAAAGATTGCGGAGTCCAGAACTAAGCGATCGCGAATTGGAAGTATTGCGCTTGATGGCAACGGGCAAGAGTAACTTAGAGATTAGCACTGTTTTGGCGATCGCTGAGGGTACGGTGAAATTCCATGTGAAAAATATTTTGAGTAAATTGGGAGTAGGCGATCGCACTCAAGCAATGATTGTTGCCCTCAAGCGCGGTATTATTACACTTTAA
- a CDS encoding DUF3598 family protein: MNLQLQNWSQFCRYYSQDLYGTWTRYYIKEQFRESLQCIRSFRANDDCSEISHQNHYIYADGTKESKTFGPYLKPITNGLFLDTCFSWGSKRVEPGIPFFFDTCLRDEDRRATAIARYNESGSLQRITVLVENLNSFAESSPVSEMNNSNGNWQGTLIKMTPDWTVYPETTTSWIQLHELSENNLILNLNDGVSVSFPQSVESGRMFFLTMDWLSNDTLLQRAIRHYDPSDFTSLTLEIFTPPQ, from the coding sequence ATGAACTTACAACTGCAAAATTGGAGCCAATTCTGTCGATATTATTCACAAGACTTGTATGGAACTTGGACTAGATATTACATAAAGGAACAATTTAGAGAATCTTTGCAATGTATTAGAAGTTTTCGTGCCAACGATGATTGTAGTGAAATTTCTCATCAAAATCATTATATTTATGCCGATGGCACTAAAGAGTCTAAGACTTTTGGCCCCTACTTAAAACCAATAACGAATGGATTATTTTTAGATACTTGCTTTTCCTGGGGGTCTAAAAGAGTAGAACCAGGCATCCCCTTTTTTTTCGATACATGTTTAAGAGATGAAGATAGGCGTGCGACTGCGATTGCCAGATACAATGAAAGCGGCTCTTTACAGCGCATTACAGTTCTGGTAGAAAACTTAAACAGCTTTGCTGAAAGTTCTCCTGTTTCCGAGATGAATAACTCAAACGGTAACTGGCAAGGAACACTTATAAAAATGACACCTGATTGGACAGTATACCCAGAAACTACAACTTCATGGATTCAACTTCATGAACTATCGGAGAATAACCTTATTTTAAACTTGAACGACGGGGTGAGTGTCAGTTTTCCGCAATCTGTAGAAAGTGGAAGGATGTTTTTTTTGACAATGGATTGGCTAAGTAATGATACTTTATTACAACGTGCTATTCGCCATTACGACCCATCGGATTTTACAAGTTTAACCCTCGAAATATTTACTCCGCCCCAATAA
- a CDS encoding AAA family ATPase, protein MIALPEVAIQSKIYKSSTSLVYRGISLQDKRSLIVKMLKQDYPSTQELIRYRQEYEITRSLNVKGVIKAYSQQEYQRTLVILLEDFGGESLEQWMHKRPEAFYPMPLSTFLQLAIEITDILGRIHAANVIHQDINPGNIVLNPDTGVVKIIDFGIATRFNRTNPTFKSHYALKGTLPYLSPEQTGRMNRLLDYRTDFYSLGVTFYELLTGQLPFPTTDILELVHCHIAKMPVALGNREQETGNREKIPQVISDIVMKLMAKNAEDRYQSAWGIKADLEICAEKLTAIGRIDSIELGLQDVRDRFQIPQKLYGRNKEVAMLIAAFERVATSENISAREQNSNSKFPVEMMLVSGYPGIGKSVLVQEIYKPITQKCGYFIWGKFDQFQRDIPYSAIADALQKLVRQLLGESEEQIQQWRSHLLAALGSNGQIIIDVIPEVELIIGKQPPVPEVGATEAQNRFNRVFQSFVRVFSSQEHPLVIFLDDLQWIDSATLKLIELMLLDEQTQALFLIGAYRDNEVHSTHLLTLTLEKLRKQGAVIQEITLTPLTLEPLSQLIAETLHHNPDNVRYLTELVLRKTEGNPFFVNEFLRMLYSENLLTFDAENLSWQWSIPKIQSQNITENVVELMLVKLKKLPDTTQQILKLAACVGAEFNLDTLAIVCEKSPQLVFRDLFAAIQDGLIQPLSELDENLLVQEYKFLHDRVQQAAYALIDEAHKQVVHLQIGRSLLEKTSIEQLSERLFEIVDHLNHGIELVTEESERHEIARLNLVAGQKAKTAIAYNVAKKYLATGRAWLAATSWQTNYHLTLEICSATTEIAYLCGEFEQVESWVAIALQSAKTVLDTVKVYEVKIQTYIAQNQPLKAIDTALQVLQQLGISFPEQPSQSDIRHELDAIAFLLRDKQIQDLSSLPQMTEPQKLAAMRILSSITVAAYIAAPDLMPLLASKQVNLSIQYGNAFTSPVAYALCGLILCDMVKNIEFGYQFGQLALKQLSQPNTYSLKARTLMFVNIFIIHRKEHIREILPPLLAAYESGIETGDIEFAAYCAHTYCLQSFVVGKELVEVEREMKLFSQTIRQFKQKAALNWAEILQQSILNLLGGSVNPTRLVGKLYNEENRPTQHEKDGFAIFLVYFNKLILCYLFAEYDQAVENSTLASSYLLQVRATPSVPLYYLYDSLTRLAIYPESNVQIQSEILTKVALNQEKVKHWADYAPMNYLHKYYLVEAETARVLGQLFETEELYEQAIQTAKQNEYIQEEALAYELAAKHYLVRGREKIAQTYIKEAHYCYERWGATAKVRDLETRYPQFFSQSLNTTSQTIPKVSKTTSNSSPIAFDLAAVLKASQAISSEIELEPLLNSLMKILIENAGAQTGFLILENLGEWAIEAACELNDSEHICATRVLQSIPIANRLPESIINYVLRTHESVILNDATREGNFINEPYIQQNQTQSILCLPLLNKSKLVGVLYLENKLATGAFTPERFSEGDATRSQVLHLLSTQAAIAIENAKLYSKLRANESQMSQFLEAVPVGIGVVDILGRPYYANQQAIELLGKGIVPGATAEQLAEVYQLYLARTDQPYPIENLPVMRALKGDRTRIDDLEIRQDNATIPVEGWGTPVFDEQGKVVYAIAAFQDITERKQAEQLLADYNRTLEQQVAQRTAALQTSEAALRHREQELRLITDALPVCIFYTDANQCYRFVNQTCEDWFGRSRDEIVGKHKREILGEAAYQVVEPYVKQALEGQITTYETELNYSSGKKHISATYIPDVDANGQVRGYYGLIADISEQRNAALRERQRAEEASILQERNRMAREIHDTLAQAFTSIIVHLDAASQRLTLDPDAAQSHLKTGRTLARSGLADARRSVEALRPQILEEGDLHSALDRLADEMFSLTSVQVVCQAIGEPYALAKEVETNLFRIGQEALTNAFKYANGSEICIELRYESSQFILQIKDNGQGFESQSLSVGRGFGLLGMTERAQRIGAELTIVSHLGQGTEITVKVQII, encoded by the coding sequence GGTGGAGAGTCGCTGGAACAATGGATGCACAAGCGTCCAGAGGCTTTCTACCCTATGCCTTTATCCACTTTCCTCCAGCTTGCCATCGAGATTACAGACATTTTGGGCAGAATCCATGCAGCGAATGTCATTCATCAGGATATCAACCCTGGCAATATTGTCCTCAATCCCGATACTGGTGTTGTCAAAATCATTGACTTTGGAATTGCTACCCGTTTTAATCGTACGAATCCGACTTTCAAAAGTCACTATGCTTTAAAAGGAACCCTCCCCTACCTGTCTCCAGAGCAAACCGGGAGAATGAATCGGTTGCTCGATTACCGCACGGATTTCTATTCGCTGGGTGTCACCTTCTACGAACTGCTAACCGGACAGCTACCATTTCCCACAACTGACATCCTGGAACTAGTCCATTGTCATATTGCTAAAATGCCTGTGGCATTAGGGAATAGGGAACAGGAAACGGGGAACAGGGAAAAAATACCGCAAGTGATTTCGGATATTGTGATGAAACTGATGGCGAAAAATGCCGAGGATCGCTATCAAAGTGCTTGGGGAATTAAGGCGGATTTAGAAATTTGTGCCGAAAAATTAACAGCAATCGGTAGAATTGATAGCATTGAATTGGGTTTGCAAGACGTTCGGGATCGGTTTCAAATTCCGCAAAAACTGTATGGAAGAAACAAAGAAGTTGCAATGTTGATAGCTGCTTTTGAGCGCGTTGCTACTTCAGAAAATATTTCTGCACGGGAACAAAATAGTAACTCAAAATTCCCAGTAGAAATGATGTTGGTATCTGGCTATCCGGGAATTGGGAAATCAGTATTAGTGCAGGAAATTTATAAACCAATTACCCAAAAATGCGGTTATTTTATCTGGGGTAAATTCGATCAATTTCAGCGCGATATTCCCTATAGTGCGATCGCCGATGCTCTGCAAAAACTAGTACGGCAACTCCTGGGCGAGTCAGAGGAGCAAATACAACAGTGGCGATCGCATCTGCTCGCAGCTTTGGGAAGCAATGGCCAAATTATCATTGATGTTATTCCAGAAGTTGAGTTAATTATTGGCAAACAGCCGCCTGTACCGGAAGTTGGTGCAACAGAAGCTCAGAATCGCTTTAATCGTGTCTTTCAATCGTTTGTGCGGGTGTTTAGTTCTCAGGAACATCCCTTAGTGATTTTTCTCGATGATTTGCAGTGGATAGACTCAGCAACGCTGAAGTTAATCGAATTGATGCTGCTAGACGAGCAAACCCAAGCTCTATTTTTAATCGGAGCCTATCGAGATAATGAAGTACATTCAACGCATCTACTAACATTAACACTAGAGAAACTGCGAAAACAAGGAGCAGTTATTCAAGAAATTACCTTGACACCTTTAACGCTAGAACCGTTAAGTCAATTGATTGCCGAGACGCTACATCACAATCCTGATAATGTTCGTTATTTAACTGAATTAGTGCTGCGTAAAACTGAGGGCAATCCTTTTTTTGTCAATGAATTTTTGAGAATGTTATATAGTGAAAATTTGTTGACTTTTGATGCTGAAAACTTAAGTTGGCAGTGGAGTATTCCTAAAATTCAATCTCAAAATATCACAGAGAATGTTGTAGAATTGATGCTGGTTAAATTAAAGAAACTGCCAGATACTACACAACAAATTCTGAAGTTAGCAGCTTGTGTAGGGGCTGAATTTAATTTAGATACATTAGCAATTGTTTGTGAAAAATCACCTCAATTAGTTTTTAGGGATTTATTCGCAGCTATACAAGATGGATTAATTCAACCTCTGTCTGAATTAGATGAAAACTTGTTAGTTCAGGAATATAAATTTTTGCACGATCGCGTCCAGCAAGCCGCCTACGCTTTAATCGATGAGGCACATAAACAAGTTGTGCATTTACAAATCGGTCGCAGTCTGCTAGAAAAAACCTCAATCGAGCAATTATCAGAGCGACTGTTTGAAATTGTCGATCATCTCAATCATGGCATTGAGCTGGTTACAGAGGAATCCGAACGTCATGAAATTGCCAGATTAAATTTAGTTGCAGGTCAGAAAGCAAAAACAGCGATCGCCTATAATGTCGCCAAAAAATATTTAGCCACAGGCAGAGCATGGCTAGCTGCTACAAGCTGGCAAACAAACTATCACCTGACGTTAGAAATATGTTCAGCTACGACAGAAATCGCCTATTTGTGTGGTGAGTTTGAGCAGGTAGAGTCTTGGGTAGCCATCGCTTTGCAATCAGCAAAAACAGTTCTCGACACCGTAAAAGTTTACGAAGTCAAGATTCAAACCTATATCGCACAAAACCAGCCGTTGAAAGCAATCGATACAGCATTGCAAGTTTTGCAGCAACTAGGGATTAGTTTTCCCGAACAGCCAAGTCAGTCAGATATTCGCCATGAACTAGATGCGATCGCATTCCTCTTAAGAGATAAACAAATTCAGGACTTGAGCAGTTTGCCCCAAATGACCGAGCCACAAAAGTTGGCGGCGATGCGAATCCTATCCAGTATCACCGTTGCTGCTTATATTGCGGCTCCCGATTTAATGCCTCTGCTGGCATCTAAACAGGTCAATTTGTCGATCCAATATGGTAATGCGTTTACCTCCCCCGTTGCCTATGCCTTGTGTGGATTAATTCTTTGTGACATGGTCAAAAACATAGAGTTTGGCTATCAGTTTGGACAGCTGGCTCTCAAACAGTTGTCACAGCCAAATACTTATTCACTCAAAGCTAGGACGTTGATGTTTGTAAATATCTTCATCATCCATAGAAAAGAACATATTAGAGAAATATTGCCGCCATTACTAGCAGCCTATGAAAGCGGAATAGAAACTGGAGATATAGAGTTTGCTGCTTATTGCGCTCACACTTATTGCCTCCAATCCTTTGTCGTTGGAAAGGAACTTGTTGAGGTTGAACGCGAGATGAAGTTATTCAGTCAAACAATCCGTCAATTCAAACAGAAAGCAGCACTCAACTGGGCTGAAATACTTCAGCAGTCTATTTTAAATTTGCTCGGAGGCTCGGTCAATCCAACCCGTCTGGTTGGCAAACTATACAATGAAGAGAATAGACCGACACAACATGAAAAAGATGGATTTGCAATCTTTTTGGTGTATTTCAATAAACTTATCCTCTGCTATTTATTTGCTGAGTACGATCAGGCAGTTGAGAACTCAACTTTAGCGTCAAGTTATTTGCTCCAAGTAAGAGCGACACCCTCTGTTCCTTTGTACTACCTTTATGACTCGCTGACAAGACTAGCAATATATCCAGAAAGCAACGTTCAAATACAGTCAGAAATCCTCACAAAAGTTGCCCTTAATCAAGAGAAAGTTAAACACTGGGCAGATTATGCGCCAATGAATTATTTGCATAAATATTATTTGGTAGAAGCAGAGACAGCAAGAGTTTTGGGTCAGTTGTTTGAGACAGAAGAATTATACGAACAAGCAATTCAAACAGCCAAGCAAAATGAATATATCCAAGAAGAAGCTTTAGCTTATGAATTGGCTGCAAAACATTATTTGGTACGAGGTCGAGAAAAAATTGCCCAAACCTACATCAAAGAAGCTCATTACTGTTACGAACGTTGGGGAGCAACTGCCAAAGTCAGAGATTTAGAAACCCGATATCCGCAGTTTTTTTCTCAGTCATTAAACACGACTTCTCAAACAATTCCTAAAGTTTCCAAAACTACCTCTAACAGTTCGCCCATTGCTTTTGATTTAGCGGCAGTACTCAAAGCCTCACAAGCAATTTCGAGTGAAATTGAATTAGAACCATTGCTCAATTCTTTGATGAAAATTTTAATTGAAAATGCTGGCGCACAAACTGGATTTTTGATTTTGGAAAATTTAGGAGAATGGGCAATTGAAGCTGCTTGCGAACTCAATGATAGCGAACATATCTGTGCTACGCGAGTGCTGCAATCGATTCCAATAGCAAATCGCTTACCTGAATCAATTATTAATTATGTACTGCGGACTCATGAATCTGTGATTTTAAATGATGCCACTCGTGAAGGTAATTTTATCAACGAGCCATATATTCAACAGAATCAAACTCAATCAATCTTATGTTTGCCACTACTAAATAAAAGTAAACTAGTCGGCGTATTGTATTTAGAAAATAAATTGGCAACTGGAGCATTTACACCAGAGCGATTCTCCGAAGGAGACGCTACGCGATCGCAAGTTTTACATTTATTATCCACCCAAGCCGCGATCGCCATTGAAAATGCCAAACTCTACTCCAAGTTACGCGCTAATGAAAGTCAGATGAGCCAGTTTTTAGAAGCGGTTCCCGTAGGAATTGGAGTTGTAGATATACTAGGTCGCCCTTACTACGCCAATCAACAGGCAATTGAGCTATTAGGCAAAGGGATTGTACCTGGTGCAACAGCAGAGCAACTTGCAGAAGTTTATCAACTTTATCTAGCAAGAACAGACCAACCATATCCCATTGAAAACCTACCAGTGATGCGGGCGTTAAAAGGCGATCGCACCAGAATTGACGATTTAGAAATTCGCCAAGACAATGCAACTATTCCCGTTGAAGGTTGGGGAACTCCCGTTTTTGACGAACAGGGTAAAGTGGTTTATGCGATCGCTGCTTTTCAAGATATCACCGAGCGCAAACAAGCAGAGCAACTGTTAGCCGACTACAACCGCACCTTAGAGCAACAAGTAGCCCAACGAACGGCAGCTTTACAAACAAGCGAAGCCGCACTGCGCCATCGAGAACAGGAATTAAGACTAATTACCGATGCTTTACCAGTATGTATCTTTTATACAGATGCTAATCAATGCTATCGGTTTGTCAACCAGACCTGTGAGGATTGGTTTGGGCGTAGTCGAGATGAAATTGTTGGCAAACATAAACGTGAAATTTTGGGTGAAGCAGCTTATCAAGTTGTTGAGCCTTATGTCAAGCAAGCACTAGAGGGACAGATTACAACCTATGAGACAGAACTTAATTATTCATCGGGCAAAAAACATATCAGTGCTACCTATATCCCCGATGTCGATGCCAATGGTCAAGTGAGAGGATACTATGGTTTGATTGCAGACATTAGCGAACAGCGCAACGCTGCACTCCGCGAACGCCAACGCGCCGAAGAAGCATCAATTTTGCAAGAACGCAACCGTATGGCTAGAGAAATACACGATACTCTAGCCCAAGCTTTTACTAGTATCATCGTTCACTTAGATGCTGCCTCCCAACGCCTTACCCTCGACCCAGATGCCGCCCAGTCACACCTAAAAACGGGGCGCACTTTGGCGCGTTCCGGGCTAGCCGATGCCCGTCGCTCGGTAGAAGCACTCCGCCCGCAGATATTAGAAGAAGGGGATTTACATAGCGCCCTTGATCGCCTTGCAGATGAAATGTTTTCTCTCACCTCAGTCCAGGTCGTTTGTCAAGCGATCGGCGAACCTTATGCTTTAGCCAAAGAGGTAGAAACTAATTTATTTCGCATCGGGCAAGAAGCATTAACCAACGCCTTTAAGTATGCTAATGGCAGCGAAATTTGCATTGAATTACGCTATGAATCATCGCAATTCATCTTGCAAATCAAAGATAATGGTCAAGGCTTTGAAAGCCAAAGTTTATCCGTAGGTCGCGGCTTCGGATTACTGGGAATGACCGAACGCGCCCAACGCATTGGAGCAGAATTAACAATTGTCAGCCATCTGGGACAAGGGACAGAAATCACAGTGAAGGTACAAATAATTTAG